AAGCGGATGAAGATGATCGGGACCGTCGCGGTTCCTCAGAAGGCCTTCATGGCGGTTCTCGAAGCCGAGTGATTGACCCGCGCGGGTCTGGCCATGCCAACCCGGCCGGGCCTGAATCGGGGCGTCCGGCACCCGCCATCCGCGTTTCAGTGAACGCGGAAGGTTCTATTGGCCGATAATAAACCGGTTTCCCCTACCGGTTTGGTCGCTGTGCACCCCAGGCGAGCCGTCTTACAACTATAACCACGTGGGTCTCTGGCCGTGCGCGACGGGATGGGGGTTGCCGTGAGCACAGATACCAACCGGGCAGCGGTGGGTGAAGCGGATCCTCCGGTGTCAAGCACGGCCGTTCTGCTGGTGGACGACGAGCCGGACATTCGCTGCGTCGTGGCCGCGAAGTTGCGGGCGGCGGGCTACACGGTTGAAACGGCAAGCGACGGTCCGGAAGCCTGTCGCAGGATGGCGGAGTCGCCGCCCCATGTTGTGCTCTTGGACGTCATGATGCCCGGGATGAGCGGCATCGAAGTCTGCCGGTGGGTCCGGAGCCAGCCGGCGGTCCAGCACGCCTACGTGATTTTTCTGACGGCCAAGAGCCAGGTCAGCGACCGGGTGAGCGGTCTCGACGCCGGCGCGGACGACTACGTCGTCAAACCGTTTGACTTGAACGAATTGCTGGCACGGGTGCGGGCGGGCGAACGGCACTACACGAACGTGTGCGCCCTTAAGGAGCAGGCCGTCCGCGACGCGCTGACGGGGCTCTACAGCAAGCAGGTGTTCTGGGCGTTTCTGGAGAAGGAGTTTCACCGCGCGCAGCGGTACGCGTATGCGCTGGCGATCGTCGTCATCGACATGGATAACCTGAAGGCCATCAACGACGACCGCGGACACCTGGCGGGGGATGCGGCCATCCAGGCGGTGGGGCGCGTCCTGGAAGGCTCTCGCCGCGGCAGCGACGTGGCCGTTCGCTTCGGCGGCGACGAGTTCGTACTTTTGCTTCCGCAGACGGATTCGGCCGGGGCACAGATTGTTGCGGAGCGCATCCGGCAGGGGGTGGAACATGCGCCCGTCGAGCACCCGGAAGGCGCGTTCCCACTGACCGTGAGTCTCGGCCTGGCGTCCACCGACAGATGCCCGGTGCATACGCCTGAGGAACTGTTCGAGTTGGCCGACGCGGCCTGCCGCGACGCCAAGCAGGGCGGCCGCAACAGGGTCCGTTTCTGCCGTGATGCGGCAGAGGTGGCCGGGAGGACGTCATGAAACTGCGTTCGAAACTCGCGCTGGGGTTCGGCAGCGTGCTGATCGTCTGCCTGGCGGCCAGTTACCTGTTGACGGAGACGCTCTCTCGCTCGTCGGCCGAGTTCGTGCGCGTGGCCCGCGAAAGCATGCCGACCTACGCGAATCTGCTCCGCATAAAGGATTGCCACGAGCGCCTCGGGGTGCTGGTGCGGCAAGGGCTCTCGGGAGCAGACCCCTTGTGGAGCACGCGGCGCGTGGACACGCTGAAGGTGGAAATGGACCTCCTGCATGAGGGGACGGGGAAACTGCTGGAGGCGATGGCCAGTTACGACCCGCTTGATGTGAGCGAGATGCAGAAAATGATGCAAGAGTTGCAAACGGCCGGCCACGAGGCGCTAAAGCAGGGACAGCGGGCCGTCGGTACGGTCCGCACGGACCCCGACGAAGCCAACCGCGTGTACGGGGAGCACTTCAGGCCGGCCCAGGAACGTGCGGCTCGGATCATCGAAGGCCTGGAGGCCCAGGTGGCCAGGCGCTTGACGTTTCAGGCGGAAAGGCTGCGCGGCATGGCCCAGTCGCGGGCGCGCCTGGTCGGGACCGTGGTGCTTCTGATTCTGCTGCTCCTCATGGTCGAGGCCTTGTCGCTCGGGCGGTACGTCACGCGCCGGATCGAACGTTTGCGGGAGGGGGCCAACCGCCTGGCGGACGGGGACCTCGCGGCTCGAGTGAAGATGAAGGGGAAGGACGAACTGGCGGAACTCGGTGCCACCTTCGACCGCATGGCGGAGGTGGTCGAGGGCCAGACCCGCACATTGGCAACGAACGCCGAGCGACTCGAAAAGGAGGTCGCCGAACGCACGCGCCAACTGGCCGAAAAGGGCGCGGAACTTGAAAGCAAGAACCTGGCTCTGGCACGGGCCAACGAGGAATTGCTCAGCCTGGACGCCATGAAG
Above is a genomic segment from Planctomycetota bacterium containing:
- a CDS encoding ATP-binding protein; this translates as MKLRSKLALGFGSVLIVCLAASYLLTETLSRSSAEFVRVARESMPTYANLLRIKDCHERLGVLVRQGLSGADPLWSTRRVDTLKVEMDLLHEGTGKLLEAMASYDPLDVSEMQKMMQELQTAGHEALKQGQRAVGTVRTDPDEANRVYGEHFRPAQERAARIIEGLEAQVARRLTFQAERLRGMAQSRARLVGTVVLLILLLLMVEALSLGRYVTRRIERLREGANRLADGDLAARVKMKGKDELAELGATFDRMAEVVEGQTRTLATNAERLEKEVAERTRQLAEKGAELESKNLALARANEELLSLDAMKDEFVSVVSHELRTPLMAMQGALSLLAEGEAKQETGEREEFIALCYRNTNRLIALVEELMDLGSLDSGRVHLRPGTMRLAEVVGDVVQSLRVMAQERALELTADVPADLVAWADADRTAQVLTNLVSNGLKFTREGGVRITAREAGAFVEIAVADTGVGIPIEVQPIIFDRFIQVHAPATRNAGGVGLGLAIAKMLVERQGGEISVESTPGRGSTFRFTLPRSPGGTPTESPTVHELAAHRN
- a CDS encoding diguanylate cyclase, whose translation is MSSTAVLLVDDEPDIRCVVAAKLRAAGYTVETASDGPEACRRMAESPPHVVLLDVMMPGMSGIEVCRWVRSQPAVQHAYVIFLTAKSQVSDRVSGLDAGADDYVVKPFDLNELLARVRAGERHYTNVCALKEQAVRDALTGLYSKQVFWAFLEKEFHRAQRYAYALAIVVIDMDNLKAINDDRGHLAGDAAIQAVGRVLEGSRRGSDVAVRFGGDEFVLLLPQTDSAGAQIVAERIRQGVEHAPVEHPEGAFPLTVSLGLASTDRCPVHTPEELFELADAACRDAKQGGRNRVRFCRDAAEVAGRTS